A stretch of the Haloplanus aerogenes genome encodes the following:
- a CDS encoding AI-2E family transporter, whose translation MNLSKGFVLALVVTLLVLSAMLLQPFIQYVLGAVLLAYVLYPLQIRLEAYVSPMVAALSLVILAVAGFVAPFVVILATVVNGADRILQDLNTDPGQIEVVESRIEELTGQEVDIAGELVSSGREIGTIVFERSTQAFGTITFHLIGIALALFLVYYLLKDSDDLVNWLHRTVPLPMDIQRDLYGETNDVMWGVIFGHVSVAIVQGAVAGVGLAATGVPNAVFWTGVMMVLAMVPLVGAIPVWGGAVVYLYLTSEPLLALGLFVYSVVVVGITDDYLRPFAVDRYAKLNPAVILLGILGGAYAFGIMGLFFGPVVLGALKATLRVGLDNWSRIDESEVS comes from the coding sequence GTGAACCTCAGCAAGGGGTTTGTCCTCGCCCTCGTCGTCACCCTCCTCGTGCTATCGGCCATGCTGCTCCAGCCGTTTATCCAGTACGTCCTCGGTGCCGTCCTCCTCGCCTACGTGCTCTATCCGCTGCAGATCCGTCTCGAAGCGTACGTATCGCCGATGGTCGCCGCACTCTCGCTCGTGATCCTGGCAGTTGCCGGATTCGTCGCACCGTTCGTGGTTATCCTCGCGACGGTCGTGAACGGTGCCGACCGGATTCTGCAAGACTTAAACACTGACCCGGGGCAGATCGAAGTGGTCGAATCCCGAATCGAGGAACTCACCGGACAAGAGGTCGATATCGCCGGCGAACTCGTCAGCTCAGGACGGGAAATCGGAACGATCGTATTCGAACGGTCGACTCAAGCGTTCGGTACGATCACCTTCCACCTCATCGGGATCGCGTTAGCGCTCTTTCTCGTCTACTACCTCCTCAAAGACAGTGATGACTTGGTCAACTGGCTCCACCGAACGGTCCCGCTCCCAATGGACATCCAGCGCGACCTCTACGGCGAGACCAACGACGTGATGTGGGGCGTTATCTTCGGACACGTCTCCGTCGCCATCGTCCAGGGGGCCGTCGCCGGAGTCGGACTTGCCGCCACTGGCGTCCCCAACGCCGTGTTCTGGACGGGCGTCATGATGGTTCTCGCGATGGTTCCGCTCGTCGGTGCGATCCCCGTCTGGGGTGGCGCGGTGGTCTACCTGTATCTCACGAGCGAACCGCTGCTCGCCCTCGGATTATTCGTCTACAGCGTCGTCGTGGTTGGGATCACCGACGACTATCTCCGTCCATTCGCCGTCGACAGGTACGCGAAGCTCAATCCCGCCGTCATCCTCCTCGGTATCCTCGGCGGGGCGTACGCATTCGGAATTATGGGACTGTTCTTCGGTCCCGTCGTCCTCGGCGCACTCAAAGCCACTCTCCGAGTCGGCTTGGATAACTGGTCTCGGATCGACGAGAGCGAGGTCAGCTGA
- a CDS encoding IS6 family transposase produces the protein MAESERLSKCIEWIDLSFVERDRTPEWAIQVGIRCHLADMSTRDASQFLDELGVQRSHIAVHNWVHKAKLQPVSTVSADQLAVDEKVIRINGDDYWLYGAVDPQTNEILHFRLFPATTKQTTRWFLTELHRRYRLDGVEFLVDDADYLVNVLDEDGYRFQMISHGNRNAIERVFWEIERRTSSFATSFSHVEPQTAESWLKALAVRHNSRQS, from the coding sequence ATGGCAGAATCCGAACGCCTCAGCAAGTGTATCGAGTGGATCGACTTGTCGTTTGTGGAGCGAGATCGGACTCCCGAGTGGGCGATTCAAGTGGGCATCCGGTGTCATCTCGCAGATATGTCAACGAGGGATGCCAGTCAGTTTCTCGATGAGTTGGGAGTCCAACGCAGTCACATCGCGGTTCACAACTGGGTTCACAAGGCCAAGCTACAGCCGGTTTCGACGGTGAGTGCGGATCAGCTTGCGGTCGACGAGAAAGTGATCCGCATCAACGGCGACGACTACTGGCTGTACGGTGCCGTCGATCCCCAAACGAACGAAATCCTCCATTTCAGGCTGTTTCCAGCGACAACGAAACAGACGACGCGATGGTTTCTGACCGAACTTCATCGACGATATCGGCTAGATGGCGTCGAATTTCTCGTCGATGACGCCGATTACTTGGTGAACGTCCTCGACGAAGACGGGTACCGATTCCAGATGATTTCACACGGGAATCGGAATGCCATCGAACGTGTCTTTTGGGAGATAGAACGACGAACCTCATCGTTCGCAACTAGTTTCAGCCATGTCGAACCGCAGACAGCAGAATCGTGGCTCAAAGCCCTCGCCGTCCGGCACAACTCACGCCAAAGTTAA
- a CDS encoding sodium:phosphate symporter — protein sequence MDSNIDKIRTRGRESGPLVVGAFVSLLLFLFAVQLLGASTAAAAAPLERFFRRYVAGNGQALGASWLATYVLTNGSVIAALSVSLFKTGILTASQLFLMLAGSRLGGAAIVLLIGALDYFQKRRYSFSEATELGVLTFLLSHSIYVPATVLGYLLLPRLQTGFGAVSNRIELSFHPLAAFNPATGAVVDTVGVGLALVVAVLVLFGSLTLFDRVLKRIDTEWLRKRFFRRFQHKWTSFGLGVLITGVTTSVAFSLGVVVPLYNRNYIKRQEIVPYVLGANVGTFFDTIVIAVLLESPQGVAIVLSLVAVGTIITVGTLVRFSTYFQAVETIQTRLVTDRRYLAGFLISLIVLPILLVLIPI from the coding sequence GTGGATTCGAACATCGACAAGATACGGACACGAGGGCGTGAATCCGGCCCGTTAGTCGTTGGCGCTTTCGTCTCTTTGCTACTGTTCCTGTTCGCGGTCCAGTTGCTGGGTGCGTCCACAGCGGCCGCGGCCGCTCCGCTCGAACGGTTCTTCAGGCGATACGTCGCCGGGAATGGGCAAGCCCTGGGTGCAAGCTGGCTCGCCACGTACGTACTCACCAACGGGTCAGTGATAGCGGCCCTGTCCGTCTCGCTGTTCAAGACCGGGATCCTCACGGCCTCACAGCTGTTCCTGATGCTCGCTGGCTCACGCCTCGGGGGCGCCGCTATCGTCCTCCTGATCGGGGCTCTGGACTACTTCCAGAAGCGGCGCTATTCGTTCAGCGAGGCGACCGAGTTAGGGGTGCTAACGTTCCTCCTGTCCCACTCGATTTATGTGCCGGCGACCGTCCTCGGATATCTCCTGTTGCCGAGACTCCAGACGGGATTCGGAGCCGTCAGTAACCGAATCGAACTCTCGTTTCACCCGCTGGCGGCTTTTAATCCAGCGACGGGAGCCGTCGTCGATACCGTCGGCGTGGGTCTGGCACTCGTGGTAGCCGTTCTCGTGCTGTTCGGCAGCCTCACACTCTTCGACCGGGTGCTCAAACGGATCGACACCGAATGGCTCCGCAAGCGGTTCTTTCGTCGATTTCAGCACAAGTGGACTTCGTTCGGACTCGGTGTCCTCATTACCGGCGTGACGACCAGCGTTGCGTTCTCGCTGGGGGTGGTCGTCCCCCTCTACAATCGTAACTACATCAAACGGCAGGAGATCGTTCCCTACGTTCTGGGGGCGAATGTCGGCACCTTCTTCGACACGATCGTCATCGCCGTGCTTCTGGAATCCCCACAAGGCGTGGCTATCGTGCTCTCACTCGTGGCCGTCGGAACGATCATAACGGTCGGAACACTGGTTCGATTCTCGACGTACTTCCAAGCTGTCGAGACAATCCAAACCCGACTCGTTACTGATCGTCGATACCTGGCCGGGTTTCTCATCTCGTTGATTGTCCTCCCGATACTTCTGGTCCTGATCCCGATCTAA
- a CDS encoding cation-translocating P-type ATPase, translated as MDEHPIQTPWAKSSDEIVAHYDVSVDEGLSEDEAERRRERVGPNALREAEQRSWLGVLVDQFKSFIVLLLAVAGVAAFALNENIEGVAIFVVLLINGLIGFVTEMRAIKSMESLQEMVEIEARVRRAGESRDVPAEDLVPGDIVVLNAGNVVPADLRVIEPSKLQADESALTGESVPVGKTSDVLEEEVPLAERENMLYKGTSVTRGTAEAIVVATGMDTELGKISASLQGEAEEKTPLQQKLDGLGQKLVPFLLVVAAIVLVSGWLRGQDLYLMVETAIALAIATIPEGLPVVATLVLARGMWRMADRNALINNLASVETLGSTNVICTDKTGTLTENKMTVSQYELANGSVAVTGTGLDTEGTFQHGDEERDQPQDPALQEALEVGVLCNNASVTEEDGETVVTGDPTEAALLIAGLKGGVDRDGLLESMPEAREVSFDPSVKMMATYHELNGSYRVAVKGAPEAVVESSTRLVTGDDTEALSEDDKEEWIRKSENMAEDGLRVLALARKDVKSTDAPPYEELSLLGLVAMIDPPRKEVKSTIKNCLDAGLRIVMVTGDHPGTARNIARSVGLMDPEDDEVIQGSELDDPENLSQDEMERFTNASVFARVSPENKLDLIGIHQAVGSIVAMTGDGVNDAPALKRADIGVAMGQRGTQVAQEASDMILRDDNFTSIYHAIREGRIIFRNIRKFVLYLMSCNLSELLAILIAALLGFPLPLLPLQILFLNVVTDIFPAFALGACGGSKEIMNTPPRGPDEPILTRTHWTELGLYGTMIAVATVGAFVIGGSMYAGGMGADEVVTMSFLTLAFAQLWHVFNMRELTSGIVRNEVTANAYVWGALGLSALLVIGTLYLPGVSLALSTAPIGFESWLVVLGMSLLPLGAGQVVLEFRRRFGTPNLGTRLEDLLFD; from the coding sequence ATGGACGAACACCCGATTCAAACGCCGTGGGCGAAATCGTCTGATGAGATCGTAGCGCATTACGATGTTTCTGTAGACGAGGGGCTGAGTGAGGACGAAGCCGAAAGACGGCGCGAGCGGGTCGGCCCGAATGCGTTGCGCGAAGCCGAACAGCGGAGCTGGTTGGGGGTTCTGGTTGACCAGTTCAAGAGCTTCATCGTCCTGTTGCTGGCGGTGGCGGGTGTGGCAGCCTTTGCATTGAACGAGAACATCGAGGGCGTCGCTATCTTCGTCGTCCTCCTCATCAACGGACTCATCGGATTCGTCACCGAGATGCGGGCCATCAAGTCGATGGAGAGCCTCCAGGAGATGGTCGAGATCGAAGCCCGCGTTCGGCGTGCAGGGGAGAGCAGGGATGTTCCCGCGGAAGATCTGGTCCCGGGAGACATCGTGGTCCTCAACGCCGGGAACGTCGTTCCGGCCGACCTTCGAGTGATCGAGCCCTCCAAGCTCCAGGCCGACGAATCAGCACTCACCGGCGAGTCCGTTCCCGTCGGAAAGACGAGCGACGTCCTCGAGGAAGAGGTGCCCCTCGCCGAGCGGGAGAACATGCTCTACAAGGGCACGAGCGTGACGCGGGGGACCGCCGAAGCGATCGTGGTGGCCACGGGGATGGACACGGAACTGGGCAAGATTTCGGCGTCCCTTCAGGGGGAGGCTGAGGAGAAGACGCCGCTCCAACAGAAGCTCGATGGTCTCGGGCAGAAGCTCGTTCCGTTCCTGCTCGTCGTGGCAGCGATCGTCCTCGTCTCGGGCTGGCTCAGAGGCCAGGATCTGTACCTGATGGTCGAGACGGCCATCGCACTGGCTATCGCGACCATTCCGGAGGGACTTCCAGTCGTCGCCACGCTCGTACTCGCACGCGGGATGTGGCGGATGGCGGATCGCAACGCCCTGATCAACAACCTCGCCTCCGTCGAGACGCTGGGATCGACGAACGTCATCTGTACCGACAAGACGGGCACGCTGACGGAGAACAAGATGACCGTCAGCCAGTACGAGCTGGCCAACGGCTCGGTCGCTGTCACCGGGACCGGACTCGACACCGAGGGGACGTTCCAGCACGGCGACGAGGAACGGGATCAGCCACAGGATCCCGCCCTCCAGGAAGCGCTAGAGGTGGGCGTTCTCTGTAACAACGCGTCCGTGACTGAGGAGGATGGCGAGACGGTCGTGACGGGTGATCCGACGGAAGCTGCCCTCCTGATAGCGGGATTGAAGGGCGGCGTAGACCGGGACGGTCTCCTCGAATCGATGCCCGAAGCTCGCGAGGTGTCCTTCGACCCCTCCGTCAAGATGATGGCGACCTACCACGAGCTAAACGGGAGCTACAGGGTCGCCGTGAAGGGTGCCCCGGAGGCGGTCGTCGAGTCGTCCACCCGACTGGTGACGGGCGACGACACCGAGGCGCTCTCGGAAGATGACAAAGAAGAGTGGATCCGGAAGAGCGAGAATATGGCCGAAGACGGATTGCGGGTTCTCGCTCTCGCCAGGAAGGACGTCAAGAGTACGGACGCCCCGCCGTACGAAGAGCTGTCGCTGCTCGGGCTCGTTGCGATGATCGATCCACCACGCAAGGAGGTCAAATCGACCATTAAGAACTGTCTGGACGCGGGGTTGCGAATCGTTATGGTGACCGGTGACCACCCCGGGACGGCCAGAAACATCGCCCGGAGTGTCGGGTTGATGGACCCGGAGGACGACGAGGTCATCCAGGGGAGCGAACTCGACGACCCCGAGAACCTGTCCCAGGACGAGATGGAGCGGTTCACGAACGCGTCGGTCTTCGCGCGGGTCTCCCCGGAGAACAAGCTCGACCTGATCGGAATTCACCAGGCAGTCGGGTCGATCGTGGCCATGACCGGCGACGGGGTCAACGACGCGCCGGCGCTGAAGCGGGCCGACATCGGCGTCGCCATGGGTCAGCGGGGAACGCAAGTGGCTCAGGAGGCGTCGGACATGATCCTTCGGGACGACAACTTCACGAGTATCTACCACGCCATCAGGGAGGGGCGGATCATCTTCCGGAACATCCGGAAGTTCGTGTTGTATCTCATGTCCTGCAACCTCAGCGAACTGCTGGCCATTCTGATCGCCGCGCTGCTGGGCTTTCCGCTCCCGTTGCTCCCCCTACAGATCCTCTTTCTCAACGTCGTGACCGACATCTTCCCGGCGTTCGCATTAGGGGCGTGCGGGGGCAGCAAGGAAATTATGAACACGCCACCGAGGGGTCCCGACGAGCCGATCCTGACCCGCACGCACTGGACCGAACTGGGGCTGTACGGAACGATGATCGCAGTCGCGACTGTCGGCGCGTTCGTGATCGGGGGAAGCATGTACGCCGGCGGCATGGGGGCCGACGAGGTCGTCACCATGTCGTTCCTCACGCTGGCGTTCGCCCAGCTCTGGCACGTGTTCAACATGCGAGAGCTCACGTCGGGCATCGTGCGCAACGAAGTCACTGCAAACGCGTACGTTTGGGGTGCCCTCGGCCTGTCCGCTCTGCTGGTGATTGGCACCCTCTACCTGCCGGGGGTTTCGCTGGCACTGAGCACCGCCCCCATCGGCTTCGAAAGCTGGCTGGTGGTACTCGGAATGAGCCTGCTCCCTCTCGGCGCCGGACAGGTTGTCCTGGAGTTTCGCCGCCGATTTGGCACGCCGAACCTGGGGACAAGGCTCGAAGATCTGTTGTTCGACTGA
- a CDS encoding universal stress protein — MASVDEVLVAYDGTPLSEKALAHALDVYSDASITVLHVIDYIEESYTAKALVGDETLRKRAQDRSEDLLTEAEAKADEHDQIVKTASEVGKAADEILEYADTHGIDVIVIGSHGRSGVARMLMGSVAETVMKRASVPVTVVR, encoded by the coding sequence ATGGCCTCCGTCGACGAGGTGCTCGTTGCGTACGATGGGACCCCGCTCTCGGAGAAGGCGCTGGCGCACGCGCTCGACGTGTACTCGGATGCGTCGATCACCGTCCTCCACGTGATCGATTACATCGAAGAGAGCTACACCGCGAAAGCACTGGTTGGGGACGAAACGCTCCGAAAACGAGCCCAGGACCGGTCGGAAGACCTGCTCACCGAAGCCGAGGCGAAAGCAGACGAGCACGACCAGATAGTTAAGACGGCAAGCGAGGTTGGCAAGGCCGCAGACGAGATCCTCGAGTACGCGGACACACACGGCATCGACGTGATCGTCATCGGAAGCCACGGACGCTCGGGTGTCGCTCGAATGCTCATGGGTTCGGTCGCTGAAACGGTGATGAAGCGTGCATCAGTGCCTGTGACTGTCGTCAGGTGA
- a CDS encoding amphi-Trp domain-containing protein, which produces MPEEVLFQSEGSQSRAEIASYLRRVADKLDAGGDITLTTGEQSVTMTPPAQPTFEVKAEREGPTDSPGELSIEFEIEWAEDGEAGNAESGGGLEIE; this is translated from the coding sequence ATGCCCGAAGAAGTCCTCTTTCAGTCAGAGGGGTCCCAGAGTCGAGCGGAGATTGCGTCGTATCTTCGTCGAGTCGCAGACAAACTCGATGCTGGCGGCGACATCACCCTGACCACCGGCGAGCAGTCGGTGACGATGACACCCCCTGCCCAACCGACGTTCGAGGTGAAAGCCGAGCGCGAAGGACCGACCGATAGTCCTGGTGAGCTGAGTATTGAGTTCGAGATAGAGTGGGCTGAAGATGGCGAAGCCGGAAACGCCGAAAGCGGTGGCGGGTTAGAAATCGAATGA